The following are encoded in a window of Kogia breviceps isolate mKogBre1 chromosome 10, mKogBre1 haplotype 1, whole genome shotgun sequence genomic DNA:
- the SLC22A23 gene encoding solute carrier family 22 member 23 isoform X5, translating to MAIDRRREAAGGVPGRLPPAAEENGALPPGDAAASAPLGGRAGPGSGGDIQPLPAPHAAGGPHPSLLLLDYDGSVLPFLGGLGGGFQKTLVLLTWVPALFIGFSQFSDSFLLDQPNFWCRGDGKGTEPSGVTATARGRSGDLADWTSPPTTPFSTAAWGTAGPLGNGSGAEGDDALPLPSPPDRGDNASNCDCHAWDYGLRTGLVQNVVSKA from the coding sequence ATGGCGATAGACCGGCGGCGCGAGGCGGCGGGCGGCGTCCCTGGGAGGTTGCCTCCCGCGGCCGAGGAGAACGGCGCCCTGCCGCCCGGGGACGCGGCGGCCTCGGCGCCCCTCGGGGGACGCGCGGGCCCGGGCAGCGGCGGCGACATCCAGCCGCTGCCCGCCCCGCACGCTGCCGGCGGCCCGCACCCGAGCCTCCTGTTGCTGGACTACGACGGGTCGGTGCTGCCCTTCCTCGGGGGCCTGGGCGGCGGCTTCCAGAAGACCCTCGTGCTGCTCACCTGGGTGCCGGCGCTCTTCATCGGCTTCAGCCAGTTCTCGGACTCCTTCCTCTTGGACCAGCCTAACTTCTGGTGCCGCGGCGACGGCAAGGGCACCGAGCCCTCGGGGGTCACGGCCACGGCCCGGGGGCGCAGCGGCGACCTGGCCGACTGGACCAGCCCCCCGACCACCCCCTTCTCCACCGCCGCCTGGGGGACGGCGGGCCCCCTCGGCAACGGCAGCGGCGCGGAAGGGGACGACGCGCTGCCGCTGCCGTCCCCTCCGGACAGGGGGGACAACGCCTCCAACTGCGACTGCCACGCGTGGGACTACGGCCTCCGCACAGGCCTGGTGCAAAACGTGGTCAGCAAG